ATCTCCACATCCTTCTGCTCCGTGCTTCTTGGATTTACCAGAATGTTGCCGCTCTTCATTGCGTCAGCCGCCATTGCTGCTATCCGTTCCTCCCCGACCCCCACTTCCCGCAGAGATTCCGGGATTCCCAGTTCCCTGTTCAGCTCCCGGAGCGCTTCTGTCAGCATCTGCGGTTCAAATTCTTCTTTTTTCACATTTTTACCGGTAATATAACTGTATATTTTCCGATATCTTCCCCGGTCCGCCAGAGCATTATATTCCATAACGACCGGCAGCAGTATCGCATTCGCCACTCCATGCGGCACATGATACATCGCACTTACCGGATGGCTCATCGCATGTACATTTCCCAGTCTTGCCCAGGAAAATGCAATGCCCGCAAACATAGAGCCGCTTAGCATGGCGGCAGCCGCCTCTTCATCTTTTCTGTTCGCCACATATCTTCGTATATTTCCGCCAATCAGCTCCAGCGCTTTTTCCGCCATCGCATCGGAAAACGGGGACGCCGCTGTCGAGATATAAGCTTCTATTGCATGAACCATCGCGTCAACACCGCAGGCTGCCGCAACATTTGACGGTACGGAAACCAGCAGCTCCGGATCCAGCAGCGCATACTCCGGAATTAACTCATAGCTGAAAACCGTTAATTTATAATTTCTGCTGCAATCCGTAATTACGGAAAAGGCTGTCACCTCCGAGCCGGTCCCCGCTGTAGTCGGCACTGCAATCAGCGGAACAATTTTCCCCGGTACCTTTCCGCCGCCCTCATATTCTGTAATACTTCCCCCGTATTTTACCAGGATACCTGCCGCTTTTGCCACATCCATCGGCGAGCCGCCGCCAAGCGCTATCATGCATTGCGCGCCGGACCTTCGGAATGCTTCTGCCGCTTTATCCACCGTTTCAACAGACGGGTTTCCTTCTGTCTCTGTAAATGCATCTGACTGAATATGTGATTCCTGCAAAAGCCTCCTGCATGTGTCCACCAGTCCCATCCTGTTCAGATGCGGACCGGAAATAATAAATGCATGGTCCGCACCCAGCTTTTTCACAAGCTCCGGTAATTTTGTGAGACATCCCTTGCCCGCAATAATATTCTGCGGTACGGAAAACGTAAACTCATTCATATGTGACCTCCTTGTATGCTGTTATCTCCGCCATGCGCAAACTCATTGCAAAGCAGATATTCACAGTTTACCTTGCTACATGCTCATAAACACAGGTCGCTGCGCGGCTTGTCAATGGGAGCTTTAAGCTCCCACTGACATAAGCATATGCACCGCCAATTAGCGCTATGCACACCTAAAGCGTGGGAATGCTTATCTGAATTCAAATCCGCCTCCGGCCGCCCCTTTCTATTGCTGTGCATTCGAAGCAGCTTTTTCACTGTATTCTTCTACCCACTTATCAAAGTTTCCATTTTCCTGGTTTTCTTTGATTACCTCATTCACAATTTCCATAAGGTCTTCGTTTCCTTTGTCCATTGCCACTGCGGATGTTTTCAGCTTGCCTGTTTCGGCATCCGAAAATACAATGTTATCGTAAGCTATCACATATTGTTCCCCAACAATATTTTCAACCATAACGCCTGCAACCTTTCCGTTCTGAAGCTCCATCAGACAATCAGGCACTTTTTCCAGAGATACCAGCGGGGAATCCGTAAGCAGCTCCTGGCAGACAGTCTCCTGCGTGGTAGATTTTTCAGCAGCAACCGTTTCACCGCTAAAGTCCTCCAGCGTCTTATATTTATCCGCATTTTCACTTAAAATCAGCATTTTCTGTTCTGCTTCCAGATACGGTTCCGAGAAATCCATCGTTTCTTTTCTCTCTTCTGTAATGGAAATACCGGCAATCGCCATATCTACCTTATGCGTCGGAATAGAGGAAATCAGAGAAGTAAAGTTCATATCCTGTATTTCCAGCTCCACTCCCAGCTTATCTGCAATCGCCTGTGCCAGCTCCATATCTATGCCGACAATGTCCTGATTTGCAGATGTGATGTCTATAAATTCATACGGCGGGTACCCCGATGCCGTTCCTACTACCAGCTTGCCTTTTTCTTTTATAGATTCCAGAAGCCCTCCTTCTCCGGTTCCTTCAGCCTCTGTTTCCTCCGCAGCCTCTGCTGCCTCTGTTGTAATCTCTGTTTCCCCTGCCGCTTCCGTTGTGCCTTCCGCGTAAACCGGAATGCCCGCCAGCATAGCTGCCGCCAGAATGCCACTCATTGCCGCTGCTGCCAAATTTCTTTTCTTCATAATGTTTTCCTCCTCTGACTTAATGATGCGGGGCGAAAGTATTGCCCCGTGACGCCTTCTGATTTTTGCGCGCTTTCAAAATCCGGCATCACATAATGTTTTATAACCAGAAGCGGTTGATTGCCGCTTCTAATTACCAGATAAATAAAAGTATCGTATCTATAATACCAGTCTGTCCCGGTTTACGATTCTATTCACCAGGTCATACTCCCCTCTCAGATAATGTACGACATTTTCGCAGGAAATATCCTGCAGCGCCTTCAGTGTTTCTACCGTATAAAACGCAGCATGAGGAGTGATGATAACATTTTCCCTTCCTGCCAGCTCCTCCTGCGCCAGATCCGGATTCTCCTGCGCCAGCACATCCAGACCCGCTCCAAACATGCGCCCCTCATCAAGAGCCTTTACAAGCGCACTATGATTTACCACTTCTCCGCGACCTGTGTTGACAAAAATCGGGCACTGCTTCAGACTTCCAAAAAATTTTTCATCCAGTAAGCCTCTGTTTTCTTCACTTAATATCATGTGATTTGTAATAATATGACACCTTTCTGCAATTTCCGGCAGGCTCACAAGCTCTGCTCCCGTCTTCCTGGCAATTTCCGCCGGAAGATAAGGGTCATAAGCTATCACACGAATCCCGAAGCTCTTTGCCCGATCCGCTACCGCCCTTCCGATTTTTCCCAGTCCCAGGATTCCCATCGTCATTCCGCTGATTCTGCGCAGCCTCTGTCCGGAATAATACTGCCACCGTTTCAAATCGTCAATGTCATGTCCGTAATGCTTCAGCCCTCTGGCAAGCGCCAGTACCAGAGCCATCGTGTGGTCTGCCACCTCTCCGGTACAATACTCCCCGATTGGCACAATTCCGATATTCCGTCTGCACGCTTCTTCATAATCCACCGCATTGTAACCGGTAGCATTAAAGCAGATGCATTTCATCCCCGGCGCACTGTCCAGCAGCTCCTTATCAAAATACAAAAAAGCCGTCAGCACCGCATCCGCGTCCGAAACCAGACGCTTCAGCTCTTCCTTATCTCCTCTGTACAGATAGCAGATCGTCTCACATCCCGGAAGCCCTCTCTTCAGAATGGCTTCCTCATATGCCAGATTCCGCCCCATTGTATCCGGATAATCCGTAATCACTACCTTCATTTCCAGCCTCCTTACGCTTCTGAGATACCGGGCATCTTCCGCTGTTCACTCTCAGCTTCTTTTCTGAACATCCGTTATCTTCTGCCGTTCTTACCATCAGCTTTTCTTCATATCCGTTGTCTTTTTCTGTTCTTCCCATCCGTTTTTCTGCATATCCGTCAGCTTCTGCTGCTCCTGCGCATATTTTTTTCAATTCTGCGAATGACGCAGGACAGGGAAAAGGTGATGATAAAATAAATCACAGCAACAATAAGTAACGGTTCCATCGGACGGAAGCTGATGCCCCGGATCGTATCCGCCGCATACATCAGTTCTGCAATACCTATCACAGAAACCTGTGAAGACGTTTTAATCACCGTCACAAATTCATTCGCAAGCGCCGGAATAATATTTTTTATCGCCTGCGGCAAAATCACATACCACATGCGTCTCCTTCCATTCAGACCGAGCGCCATTGCGCCCTCCGTCTGTCCGATATCAATCGACTGGATACCGCTTCGTACAATCTCGCAGATATACGCTGTCGAGTTGACACTTAACGCAACCGTTCCGGAAAGGAGTCGTGAAATGTCCACGCCGCCAAACATAATAGAAGGAATTTCTATCCCCATCATCGGCAAACCGTAATACACAATAAAAATCTGTACCAGTACGGGCGTACCGCGTATGAATTCCACATAAGCTGCCGCAATCGACCGCAAAACAGGGGATTTGCTGATACGCATAAACGCCATCAGCGTTCCGCAAATCAGACCAAGGATAATCGTCATGACGGAAATCAAAAGTGTAATTTTGGTACCATTCCAGAGCAAAACTCTGTATGTTGATAAAATACGTAAAATCTGTGCCATCCTGCTCCCTCCTTTACAGCATCTTTTTCAAAAACGCCTGTACCCTTTCGTTCTGCGTTTCCTCAAACACCTGCTGCGGGGTTCCTTTTTCCATGATTATTCCCTCGTCCATAAAGACCACGCGGTCCGCGACCTCCCTGGCAAATCCCATTTCATGTGTGACAACAACCATCGTCATGCCCGTCCTGGCAAGCTCCTGCATGGTACTTAATACTTCCCCGACCATCTCCGGGTCAAGCGCGGAGGTCGGTTCATCAAAAAGAAGGATCTCCGGCTCCATTGCCAGCGCCCGCGCAATGGCGATACGCTGCTTCTGCCCGCCCGACAGCATTTCCGGGTACACATCCTTCTTATCCTCCAGCCCGACCTTTTTCAAAAGCTCCAGAGCTTTCTTTTCCATCAGATCCTTCGGCTGTTTCTTTACCTTTACCGGGGACAGCAGGATATTTTTCATCACCGTCATATGAGGAAACAAATTAAAATGCTGAAAAACCATTCCCACTTTCTGTCTGAGCAGGTCATAATCCACACGCCGGTCCGTGATACACTGTTCCTTAAACCAGATCTCTCCTCCGCTCACCTTCTCAATCGCATTCATGCACCGCAGAAGCGTGCTCTTTCCGGAACCGGAAGGACCGATGACAGCCACCACCTCTCCCGGCATAATATCCAGATTGATTTTTTTCAGGACCTGCAGGGAGCCATAATTTTTTGATACATCCTTTATTCTGATTACCGGATTTTTCATAACCGTTCCTCCTCGCTCTTCTCACGGTGTACAGAAGTGCTCTTCCACAAAGCTTTTCAGAAGCTTTACCGTTCCCTCTGTGCCAAGCACACTGCTATCTATCATAATGTTTTTGTAACGATAGTCTCCGGGCAGATATCCGGCATAGGCTTTGTGATAGCGTTCCCTTGCCTTATCCACCTCCAGGATCATTTTCTTTGCCTCATCCGGCTGCAGGTGAAATTCTTTGAGACATGTTTCATATCGTTTTTCGTAAGGCGCGTAAATAAAAACATGTATGCAGTTCGGATATTCCTGCAGAATACTATCTGCGCATCTTCCTACAATGACGCATGGTCCCTGCTCCGCGAGCTCCCGGATAATCTTCCTCTGCGTGCGGAAAATGGTATCCTGCGTATCCGTCGTCCCCATTCCCAGGGGATATTTCATGCGGAAAAATCTCCCCTGGACGGCTTCCTCCAGCTCTCCGATTACAGAAAGCGGAACACCGAGCTTCTTGGCCGTCATATCCACAATGTCTCTGTCATAATATGCGACACCAAGAGCCTCCGCCAGTTTTTTTGCAATCGGTCTTCCAAGGCTTCCAAACTGCCTTGTCACGGTGATAATATAGTTGTTCACGCTTTCCGCCCCCTTTATTTATGAAACCGGCATCCGCCACAACGGCAATGTGGAACAATGGATTCCACCGCCCAGTCTGTTAATTTCCGAAATATCAACCGGTATCGTTTCTACTCCTGCTTTTTCCAGATTCTTTCTGGTTTTCACACCGGAAGCGGAAAACAATACCTTTCCCGGCTCAAGCGCAAGGCAGTTGTTTGTCAGCATCGGGTCTTCCATGTCCGTTTCAATAAGCTGATATCCCCTTTCCTTCAGCATCTTCAGAAACCAGTGCGGCAAAATGAAGGTGCTCACCAGTATCTTATCTTTATCAACAGGCAGGAACGCCTCGTCCAGATGAATATAATATGCCGGCATATCCACAACAATCAGCTCAATATCCTGATACGACAGCAGCGTGCGCAGCTGCTCAATACCTGCATCATTAATCCGTACCGAGCGTCCGACGATTGCCGTATGCGCATCGAGCATGGAGAAGGAACCGCCCTCCACCGTGCCCCTGCCCTGGATTGCCCCGATAATCGGGATTCCCTGCTCCGCCATAAATTTTTGTGTGATGCAGGTATCTCCCTGATGGAAATACATCGCAAATCTTGTGAGAACAACACCCTTTGGCAGCATCAGTGCAACGTCTCTGGTAAATGTGAGGTTTGTCCAGTAATAAGAGGGATCTTCCAGATAAAAAATCTCAATTCCGTTGTTTCTGAGGATTTCTGCCATCCGGTCATGCTGCTCCTGCATCAGCCCGATATCCGGAAGTTTATGTGACTTAAAGTAATTGCGGATTCTTTTTCCGTCCCTGCTTTTTAAAATTCGGGCTCCTGCCTCCTCTTCATAAGAGCCTTCTGCAAGCTGTTTTAATTCTTCTCCCGGACGATGTATCAAAATCTTCCTGATTTTGCCCACAGAATTATCCACTCCGAATTCATTACCCCAGACCTCCCCGTATACCTCCGAAGTAAACATATTGTCAATTCTGCTCCTGTCCATATACATCTGTAAGGTTGCCATCTTCCTATCTCCCCTCTTCCTGCAAAATGTCGTCCACCACAGCGACTGCAAAATCAATTTCCTCTTTTTTTACAATAAGCGGCGGGATAAAACGAACAACATTATGGTCCGCCCCGCAGGTCAGAAGCACCAGATTCCGCTCCAGCGCTTTTGACTGAATTTTGGCAGTCAGCGCCGCATCCGGCTTCAACGCTGTCCCCATATCTGTAGTTCCGTATGCCTGTCCTTCCGGCACTTTTTCCGCATCCGTTTTTTGAGGACGTGTCACCAGCTCCATAGCCACCATAAGCCCCGCTCCGCGCACATCCCCGATTGCCTCCGGATGCTTTTTCTGAAGCGCCTGCAGTTTTTCCAGAAAATACGCTCCCATTTTCCGGCAGTTTTCCAGCAGATGCTCCTCCTCTATTATCTTCAGTGTTTCCAGACCGGCACGACAGGCAAGCGGATTGCCGCCAAAGGTTCCGCCATGCGCTCCGGCAGGCCATTTATCCATAATCTCTTTTCTGGCAATAATTGCCGAAAGCGGAATCCCGCCGCCAAGCGCCTTGGCAGAGGTCAAGATGTCCGGCTTTACGCCAAAGGTCTGATATGCATACAGTTCCCCGGTTCTTCCAATACCGGTCTGCACCTCATCGAAAATCAGCAGAATACCATATTTATCACATATTGCCCGCAGCCCCTCAAGGAATGCTTTTCCCGGAACAATATATCCGCCCTCTCCCTGCACCGGTTCCACAATGATTGCCGCCACACATTCCGGATCTATCATTTTATGGAAAATCTGTTCAAACTGTCCCAGACATTCCATGTGACATTTTCCTTTTTTCTGTCCGAACGGACAGCGGTAGCAGTTCGCATAATCCGCCCAGTAAACTGCCGGAAGCAGCGGTTCATAATATTTCCGGTACGCCGCATTGGAACCGGTAATGGATACTGCCGCCAGCGTGCGGCCGTGAAAGGAATTCCGGAAGCTGATAATCCCCGGTCTTTTTGTGACATATTTCGCCAGCTTGATTGCCCCCTCATTTGCTTCCGCACCGGAATTGCTGAAATATACCTTTGTGTCACCACCGGTCAGCTCCACCAGCTTTTCCGCCAGTGCAACATAAGATTCATAATACACGACGTTATGCCCCACATGTATCATATTGTCCAGTTCGTCTTTAATCGCTGCAACTACCCGTTCATTGCGGCATCCGATGTTGTTCACGGCAACTCCGCTTGCAAAGTCCAGAAGCCGTCTCCCGTCCTCTGTATACAGATATGCTCCCTCAGAACCTGTTACCCCCAGCGTCGTCGCACGTTTTGCAACGGCAGGCATTACCTCCATACATCTCTCATACATGCTCTTCATCATTCCGTCCCCGCTTTCTGCGCTTACCTTTTCGCCTTATCTTCTACGTTTTTCTCTGCTCTTCTTTATACCTTATCTCCTGCGTTTTTCTCTGTTTGCTTTCCGCTTTTCCTTCTGCGTTTTTCTGCGATAATTTACTTTTTATTTCTGCCCAGCTTTAACCCGATATCATTGCTTTAACCCGCTATCATTACTTTAACCCGATATCATTGCTTTACTTCAGATAATATGTAATTGTTTTCCAGATTAGTGTTGGTAAAGTCTCAAAAGTATATGGAACATGTACACGTTCTGTCCATTTATGCGCATCTTTCCCGTAGCATCCATAATTTACTGCCGGAATATTCAGCCTTTTCATCTGAGCAAGCGGCAACGGATACAGACTTTCCATTCCGGGAAAATTATCCAGAAGCAGTTTCAGTGATTCCTCCGTATCGTCAATTTTCAGATAGCTGCTGTCAGAAAGACTTGGGAAAAATTTCATGAACCGGAATTCCTCCCCCGTTTCCTGCGTTACTTCCTTTGCAATTCCCATAATCTGACTGATGAGCGCCTCATCTTTCCCCTGCAGTGTGTTGTGCGGACAATACGGAGCCGCAAAATATAACACAATAATTGGATGCGTTATTTTGGCGGTATGCAGCAGATAGCGTATCACATGAATGGGAATTTCCCTTTTATCTGTCCCCTTCTGCAACTCCCGTGTCAGTATCCTGTCAATCTCCTCATCGTCTGCCCCCAGCTTCTTTGCCCTCTGGTACAGCCCGTCATAGGTGCAGACATCACAGTGATATTTGTAGTCACTGTGCCGCTGACCGTTCCGTGCACAAAATCTCCGGCTCATATCATTGATGTTCTGTAACATATCTCTCATTGTTTCATCTGCCGCCGCCAGCAGTTTTGACAGAATCTCTTCCATCGAGCTGTTATGCACAAAATAATTAAAATAAACAAATGCTTCTGACGGTGTCTGCACATTGTACCAGGGCTTCAGGTCCTTCATCTTCAGTACCGACGGCGGATAGGCATACTCTCCGGCATATTCATCGGAAAAATCAC
This is a stretch of genomic DNA from Marvinbryantia formatexigens DSM 14469. It encodes these proteins:
- a CDS encoding iron-containing alcohol dehydrogenase — its product is MNEFTFSVPQNIIAGKGCLTKLPELVKKLGADHAFIISGPHLNRMGLVDTCRRLLQESHIQSDAFTETEGNPSVETVDKAAEAFRRSGAQCMIALGGGSPMDVAKAAGILVKYGGSITEYEGGGKVPGKIVPLIAVPTTAGTGSEVTAFSVITDCSRNYKLTVFSYELIPEYALLDPELLVSVPSNVAAACGVDAMVHAIEAYISTAASPFSDAMAEKALELIGGNIRRYVANRKDEEAAAAMLSGSMFAGIAFSWARLGNVHAMSHPVSAMYHVPHGVANAILLPVVMEYNALADRGRYRKIYSYITGKNVKKEEFEPQMLTEALRELNRELGIPESLREVGVGEERIAAMAADAMKSGNILVNPRSTEQKDVEMLYRKAFTKV
- a CDS encoding transporter substrate-binding domain-containing protein encodes the protein MKKRNLAAAAMSGILAAAMLAGIPVYAEGTTEAAGETEITTEAAEAAEETEAEGTGEGGLLESIKEKGKLVVGTASGYPPYEFIDITSANQDIVGIDMELAQAIADKLGVELEIQDMNFTSLISSIPTHKVDMAIAGISITEERKETMDFSEPYLEAEQKMLILSENADKYKTLEDFSGETVAAEKSTTQETVCQELLTDSPLVSLEKVPDCLMELQNGKVAGVMVENIVGEQYVIAYDNIVFSDAETGKLKTSAVAMDKGNEDLMEIVNEVIKENQENGNFDKWVEEYSEKAASNAQQ
- a CDS encoding hydroxyacid dehydrogenase; amino-acid sequence: MKVVITDYPDTMGRNLAYEEAILKRGLPGCETICYLYRGDKEELKRLVSDADAVLTAFLYFDKELLDSAPGMKCICFNATGYNAVDYEEACRRNIGIVPIGEYCTGEVADHTMALVLALARGLKHYGHDIDDLKRWQYYSGQRLRRISGMTMGILGLGKIGRAVADRAKSFGIRVIAYDPYLPAEIARKTGAELVSLPEIAERCHIITNHMILSEENRGLLDEKFFGSLKQCPIFVNTGRGEVVNHSALVKALDEGRMFGAGLDVLAQENPDLAQEELAGRENVIITPHAAFYTVETLKALQDISCENVVHYLRGEYDLVNRIVNRDRLVL
- a CDS encoding amino acid ABC transporter permease, with amino-acid sequence MAQILRILSTYRVLLWNGTKITLLISVMTIILGLICGTLMAFMRISKSPVLRSIAAAYVEFIRGTPVLVQIFIVYYGLPMMGIEIPSIMFGGVDISRLLSGTVALSVNSTAYICEIVRSGIQSIDIGQTEGAMALGLNGRRRMWYVILPQAIKNIIPALANEFVTVIKTSSQVSVIGIAELMYAADTIRGISFRPMEPLLIVAVIYFIITFSLSCVIRRIEKNMRRSSRS
- a CDS encoding amino acid ABC transporter ATP-binding protein — protein: MKNPVIRIKDVSKNYGSLQVLKKINLDIMPGEVVAVIGPSGSGKSTLLRCMNAIEKVSGGEIWFKEQCITDRRVDYDLLRQKVGMVFQHFNLFPHMTVMKNILLSPVKVKKQPKDLMEKKALELLKKVGLEDKKDVYPEMLSGGQKQRIAIARALAMEPEILLFDEPTSALDPEMVGEVLSTMQELARTGMTMVVVTHEMGFAREVADRVVFMDEGIIMEKGTPQQVFEETQNERVQAFLKKML
- a CDS encoding AAA family ATPase, which produces MNNYIITVTRQFGSLGRPIAKKLAEALGVAYYDRDIVDMTAKKLGVPLSVIGELEEAVQGRFFRMKYPLGMGTTDTQDTIFRTQRKIIRELAEQGPCVIVGRCADSILQEYPNCIHVFIYAPYEKRYETCLKEFHLQPDEAKKMILEVDKARERYHKAYAGYLPGDYRYKNIMIDSSVLGTEGTVKLLKSFVEEHFCTP
- a CDS encoding dimethylarginine dimethylaminohydrolase family protein encodes the protein MATLQMYMDRSRIDNMFTSEVYGEVWGNEFGVDNSVGKIRKILIHRPGEELKQLAEGSYEEEAGARILKSRDGKRIRNYFKSHKLPDIGLMQEQHDRMAEILRNNGIEIFYLEDPSYYWTNLTFTRDVALMLPKGVVLTRFAMYFHQGDTCITQKFMAEQGIPIIGAIQGRGTVEGGSFSMLDAHTAIVGRSVRINDAGIEQLRTLLSYQDIELIVVDMPAYYIHLDEAFLPVDKDKILVSTFILPHWFLKMLKERGYQLIETDMEDPMLTNNCLALEPGKVLFSASGVKTRKNLEKAGVETIPVDISEINRLGGGIHCSTLPLWRMPVS
- a CDS encoding aminotransferase class III-fold pyridoxal phosphate-dependent enzyme; this encodes MMKSMYERCMEVMPAVAKRATTLGVTGSEGAYLYTEDGRRLLDFASGVAVNNIGCRNERVVAAIKDELDNMIHVGHNVVYYESYVALAEKLVELTGGDTKVYFSNSGAEANEGAIKLAKYVTKRPGIISFRNSFHGRTLAAVSITGSNAAYRKYYEPLLPAVYWADYANCYRCPFGQKKGKCHMECLGQFEQIFHKMIDPECVAAIIVEPVQGEGGYIVPGKAFLEGLRAICDKYGILLIFDEVQTGIGRTGELYAYQTFGVKPDILTSAKALGGGIPLSAIIARKEIMDKWPAGAHGGTFGGNPLACRAGLETLKIIEEEHLLENCRKMGAYFLEKLQALQKKHPEAIGDVRGAGLMVAMELVTRPQKTDAEKVPEGQAYGTTDMGTALKPDAALTAKIQSKALERNLVLLTCGADHNVVRFIPPLIVKKEEIDFAVAVVDDILQEEGR
- a CDS encoding M20/M25/M40 family metallo-hydrolase — translated: MINQEMVDLTKQLVRICSINSTEGEQQIGMFLEQYLRQIPYFQKHPEQVVVRELKNDALHRRNVCALLIGEKDACGDTLIFHGHTDTVGIEEYKGLKPLACSPDELKEALGRLEDLPEEVRKDLESGEYMFGRGACDMKSGDAVFLSILKTASEHPEELRGNILLSLNPVEENLHTGIIEGLDILEELKNRYHLNYLMAVNNDFICPLFPGDTAKTIYTGVVGKLLPCFYIQGKETHVGQCFEGFDAAMLAAKLTEKISLNCDFSDEYAGEYAYPPSVLKMKDLKPWYNVQTPSEAFVYFNYFVHNSSMEEILSKLLAAADETMRDMLQNINDMSRRFCARNGQRHSDYKYHCDVCTYDGLYQRAKKLGADDEEIDRILTRELQKGTDKREIPIHVIRYLLHTAKITHPIIVLYFAAPYCPHNTLQGKDEALISQIMGIAKEVTQETGEEFRFMKFFPSLSDSSYLKIDDTEESLKLLLDNFPGMESLYPLPLAQMKRLNIPAVNYGCYGKDAHKWTERVHVPYTFETLPTLIWKTITYYLK